The following proteins are encoded in a genomic region of Sesamum indicum cultivar Zhongzhi No. 13 linkage group LG8, S_indicum_v1.0, whole genome shotgun sequence:
- the LOC105169311 gene encoding myb-binding protein 1A-like protein yields the protein MGSKKRESSSMEDSGVELLKDKQQVNSGIENAGAEPSNKRVKKEKKKKDTEIPESENQNDANVASTSSISHNPSMNSMERRKQRKMLDKERHRAETIKIESVPEKMDVELKSDNNERGSTSNSSSGILPEFHIGVFKDLAAVEASIREAAAKALATELREVQKAYDKLENKDEVEDKSKLEAEKDDGLNNCAPSVRYAVRRLIRGVSSSRECARQGFALGLTILVGTVPSIKLDSLLKLIINLLEVSSSMKGQEVRDCLLGRLFAYGALARSGKITEEWIADNNTPLIKEFTSCLIALAAKKRYLQEPAVVVLLEMVGKLPVEALSNHILEAPGLQEWFEGAIEVGNPDALLLALKIQEKVSFDCKCGKLLPSPYSKSALFAADHLSNIAGCLKESTFCQPRVHSVWSVLVSNLLPDVVQDLDSASGLISIKKHKKSRKCSPAEEDMGRNLQRFCEIIIEGSLLPSSHDRKKLAFDVLLLLLPKLPASCVHVVLSYKVVQCLMDILSTKDSWLYKVAQHFLKELSEWVMHDDVRRVEVIVALQRHSNGKFDCITRSKIVKDLMTDFKTESGCILFIQNLITMFLDEGHSSEEPSDQSQTTDDNSEIGSVEDKDAVGILGTSEFLKSWIVESLPNIAKHIKLDQDARFRVQKEVLKFLAVQGLFSSSLGTEITSFELQEKFRWPKSAIPNALCQMCIEQLQLLLANAQKGEGPHAVASGVEANDIGSYFMRFLSILCNIPSVSLSRALNIDDEKAFKKLQAMESQLSREERNCGLSTDSSKLHALRYLLIQLLLQLLLRPGEFFEAASELVVCCKKAFGSSDLLESSGEDEPEGDGVPELMDVLVDTMLSLLPQSSAPLRSAIEQVFKYFCNDITEDGLLRMLRVIKKDLKPARHQNTDSEDEDAEDDLLGVEEAEESDEAETGETVESDEQTDDSEAVVGVDAVTAELPEASDDDSDEGMDDDAMFRMDTYLARIFREKKNQAGGETAHSQLVLFKLRVLSLLEIYLHENPGKPQVLKVFSNLAQAFANPQTSEGSEQLGQRIWGIIQKKIFKAKDYPRGESVQLAVLESLLEKYLKLAAKPFKRKKSASNPSKKKQSASWNRHKMINSLAQSSTFWILKIIDARNFSESELQKVCDIFQNALVAYFDSKKSQMKCEFLKEIFKRRPWIGQHLFGFLLEKCGSAKSQFRQVEALELVTEILKSHISSTTDESAEDAQKVMLKNHLPKLCDLVKHLVINMPEKQTRRADVRKFCGKVFQILTTYNLTSGFLKTLEPDGRAACESQLGDIFLALKKRVD from the exons ATGGGTAGCAAGAAGAGAGAGTCCAGTTCTATGGAAGACTCTGGAGTAGAGCTCCTAAAAGACAAGCAGCAAGTGAACTCGGGCATTGAGAATGCTGGAGCAGAACCCTCGAATAAGAGggtaaaaaaagagaaaaagaagaaggataCTGAAATTCCTGAGAGTGAAAATCAGAATGATGCCAATGTAGCATCAACCTCCTCAATTTCTCACAACCCTTCCATGAATTCGATGGAAAGGAGAAAACAAAGGAAGATGCTGGATAAGGAAAGACATCGAGCAGAGACCATCAAAATCGAATCGGTACCTGAAAAAATGGACGTGGAATTAAAAAGTGATAACAATGAGAGGGGTAGTACCAGTAATAGTAGTAGCGGAATATTGCCTGAGTTCCACATTGGGGTTTTTAAGGATCTGGCCGCAGTTGAGGCAAGCATCAGGGAAGCAGCTGCCAAGGCATTGGCGACCGAGTTAAGGGAAGTTCAGAAAGCGTATGATAAGTTAGAGAACAAGGATGAGGTCGAAGATAAATCCAAACTGGAAGCAGAGAAGGATGACGGCTTGAATAACTGTGCTCCATCTGTGCGGTATGCTGTGCGGAGACTCATTCGTGGCGTGTCCTCATCGAGAGAG TGTGCAAGACAGGGATTTGCATTAGGTCTCACAATTTTGGTTGGCACAGTCCCTAGCATTAAGTTGGATTCATTGTTAAAGctgattattaatttgttggaGGTCTCTTCTTCCATGAAGGGTCAG GAGGTTAGGGACTGCTTACTGGGTCGCTTATTTGCATATGGAGCTCTTGCAAGATCAGGAAAGATAACTGAAGAATGGATCGCAGATAATAATACTCCACtcataaaagaatttacaAGTTGCCTTATTGCCCTTGCTGCTAAGAAGCGGTACTTACAAGAGCCTGCTGTTGTAGTCTTATTGGAAATGGTTGGAAAG TTGCCTGTTGAAGCACTGTCAAATCATATTCTTGAAGCACCAGGACTTCAGGAGTGGTTTGAAGGAGCAATTGAAGTTGGAAATCCAGACGCCTTACTTTTAGCCcttaaaatacaagaaaaagttAGTTTTGACTGTAAATGTGGGAAACTATTGCCTTCCCCCTATAGCAAGAGCGCTCTCTTCGCTGCTGATCATTTGTCCAATATAGCTGGTTGCTTAAAG GAGTCCACCTTCTGTCAACCACGAGTACATAGTGTCTGGTCTGTTTTGGTTAGTAATCTCTTACCTGATGTTGTACAAGATTTAGATTCAGCATCAGGACTAATTTCCATCAAGAAGCACAAAAAAAGTCGCAAGTGTAGCCCAGCTGAAGAAGATATGGGGAGAAATCTTCAGCGCTTCtgtgaaataataattgaaggGTCACTTTTACCCTCATCTCATGATCGCAAAAAGTTAGCATTTGATGTATTGTTGCTTCTACTGCCAAAGCTTCCTGCTTCATGTGTGCATGTTGTATTGTCTTACAAGGTTGTTCAATGTTTAATGGATATACTTTCAACAAAAGATTCTTGGCTTTATAAAGTTGCACAACATTTTCTTAAAGAACTGTCAGAATGGGTAATGCACGATGATGTTCGGAGAGTGGAGGTAATTGTGGCTCTGCAAAGACACAGCAACGGGAAATTTGATTGCATCACCAGATCAAAGATAGTGAAGGATTTGATGACGGATTTTAAAACTGAGTCTGGTTGTATTCTATTCATTCAGAATTTGATCACCATGTTTCTGGATGAAGGCCATTCTTCGGAAGAACCTTCAGATCAGAGTCAAACAACAGATGATAATTCCGAGATAGGATCCGTTGAAGATAAGGATGCTGTTGGGATACTAGGAACTTCTGAATTCCTTAAGAGTTGGATCGTGGAATCTCTTCCCAATATTGCAAAGCATATTAAGCTTGATCAAGATGCGAGGTTCCGTGTGCAAAAAGAAGTCCTGAAGTTTCTGGCAGTTCAAGGTCTCTTTTCATCATCACTTGGGACTGAAATAACATCTTTTGAACTACAGGAAAAGTTTAGATGGCCAAAATCAGCCATTCCTAATGCTTTGTGCCAGATGTGTATTGAGCAGCTACAGTTATTGCTTGCAAATGCTCAGAAAGGAGAGGGACCTCATGCTGTGGCTAGTGGTGTTGAGGCAAATGATattggatcttattttatgCGGTTTCTTAGTATATTATGCAACATTCCTTCAGTTTCTCTATCAAGGGCCCTAAATATTGATGATGAAAAAGCATTCAAGAAACTGCAGGCCATGGAAAGTCAACTATCAAGAGAG GAACGCAATTGTGGTCTTAGCACGGATTCCAGTAAATTGCATGCTCTGAGGTATTTGCTCATCCAACTGCTGCTTCAACTCCTACTTCGACCTGGGGAATTCTTTGAAGCTGCCTCTGAACTTGTCGTGTGTTGTAAAAAAGCCTTTGGCTCTTCTGATCTTTTAGAGTCCTCTGGAGAAGATGAACCTGAAGGGGATGGTGTGCCTGAGTTAATGGACGTACTCGTTGACACAATGCTTTCTCTCTTGCCACAGTCATCAGCTCCCCTGCGATCTGCCATTGAGCAG gttttcaaatatttttgtaatgatatCACTGAAGATGGGTTACTACGGATGCTGCGGGtcataaaaaaagatttaaagcCAGCTCGACACCAGAATACAGATAGTGAAGATGAAGACGCTGAAGATGATCTTCTTGGTGTTGAAGAAGCAGAGGAATCTGATGAGGCCGAGACAGGTGAAACTGTTGAGAGCGATGAGCAGACAGATGATTCTGAGGCAGTTGTGGGAGTTGATGCAGTTACTGCTGAACTACCAGAGGCCTCTGATGATGATTCTGATGAGGGAATGGATGATGATGCAATGTTTCGAATGGATACCTATCTCGCACGAATATTCAGGGAAAAGAAGAACCAAGCTGGAGGTGAAACTGCCCATTCACAGCTTGTGCTCTTTAAGCTTCGTGTTCTGTCTTTGCTGGAGATTTACCTACATGAAAATCCAG GTAAACCACAGGTACTGAAAGTATTCTCGAACCTGGCTCAAGCATTTGCTAATCCACAAACATCAGAAGGAAGTGAGCAGCTTGGTCAGCGGATATGGGGAATTATACAAAAGAAGATATTTAAAGCTAAGGACTATCCAAGAGGTGAGTCAGTGCAGCTTGCAGTACTTGAATCCCTCCTGGAAAAGTACTTGAAGTTGGCAGCAAAGCCATTCAAGAGAAAGAAATCTGCTTCTAATCCATCAAAGAAGAAACAATCTGCATCCTGGAATCGGCACAAAATGATCAATTCACTTGCTCAAAGTTCAACATTTTGGATTCTAaagatcattgatgcaagaaacTTCTCAGAGTCTGAACTGCAGAAGGTTTGTGATATATTCCAGAATGCCTTAGTGGCCTACTTTGATAGCAAAAAATCTCAAATGAAATGCGAGTTTCTGAAGGAAATATTTAAACGGCGACCTTGGATTGGTCAACACCTCTTTGGGTTCCTTTTGGAGAAATGTGGTAGTGCCAAATCACAGTTCCGGCAAGTTGAAGCCCTTGAATTGGTGACTGAAATACTAAAATCTCACATTTCTTCCACTACTGATGAAAGTGCAGAAGATGCACAAAAGGTGATGTTGAAAAACCATCTTCCAAAGCTATGCGATTTGGTCAAGCACTTAGTGATCAATATGCCTGAAAAGCAGACCAGAAGAGCTGATGTGCGTAAATTCTGTGGCAAGGTATTCCAGATTTTGACAACTTATAATCTGACCTCTGGTTTTCTTAAAACTTTAGAACCAGATGGTCGCGCTGCCTGTGAATCCCAACTTGGCGACATATTTCTTGCTCTGAAGAAGCGGGTAGATTAA
- the LOC105169312 gene encoding transcription factor GTE7-like, producing the protein MASAVLASQNDSGWGHMGKTTYSNPHLNGNPNPNPKKKQKQFHHPTANGVVGRYQNKVDSPAVTQTASDDAYSFNQTSTSRNAGNYGSYLTFNVASYTKSELFELRKRLSAELQQIRDLRDRIESGQFNIVENPRSQPKLKKFPGNKRPISAVGSAPKKISNAYENGNLDSASFEGLLKECSKIVAKLIKHKYGYIFKMPVDAVALGLHDYHLIVKRPMDLGTVKANLAKNFYPTPIEFAADMRLTFNNALLYNPKTDPVNGMAEQMLARFEELFRPIQEKIDKFAGQRREREFRESRAIEDSQFRGLDELQGSSWNNHNDRNAASPVRAKKAKPKVSPVPSPQVFKKPDRMVTPMPAHSSASTPSHPPPPSTNQQPLLPEELPPSPVRAPALPSKEQKAGRGGAVKLPKPRAKDPNKREMSMEEKQKLGIGLQSLPQEKMPQLVQIIRKRNEHLAQDGDEIELDIEALDTETLWELDRFVTNWKKMVSKTKRQALLMNINPAGGVAATSSMADADMGSMSDKNDDSGKKSKENDDEEVDIDDDMPATSFPPVEIEKDDGMGGGGGGGHDHDPVGHGNASSSSSSSGSSSSDSSSSSDSDSGSSTGSDSDADDAQS; encoded by the exons ATGGCGTCTGCTGTGTTAGCAAGCCAGAATGACTCCGGCTGGGGCCACATGGGAAAGACTACTTACTCCAACCCTCACCTAAATGGGAACCCTAACCCTAATCccaagaaaaagcaaaagcaaTTCCATCACCCCACCGCGAACGGCGTCGTTGGTCGTTATCAGAACAAGGTTGATTCCCCAGCCGTCACGCAGACAGCCTCCGATGACGCCTATTCTTTCAACCAGACATCCACGAGCCGTAACGCTGGCAATTATGGCAGCTACTTGACCTTCAACGTTGCCTCGTACACGAAATCGGAGCTGTTCGAGCTCCGGAAACGATTGTCTGCAGAGCTCCAGCAGATCCGTGATTTACGAGATCGGATTGAATCCGGTCAATTCAACATTGTCGAAAACCCTAGATCTCAAccgaaattaaagaaatttccTGGAAACAAGAGGCCCATCTCGGCGGTTGGATCTGCTCCCAAGAAAATTAGCAATGCCTACGAGAATGGAAATTTAGACTCCGCCAGTTTTGAGGGTTTGCTGAAGGAATGCAGTAAAATTGTCGCCAAATTAATAAAGCACAAGTATGGGTATATTTTCAAGATGCCCGTGGATGCCGTGGCCTTGGGTCTTCACGATTATCATTTGATTGTGAAGCGTCCCATGGATCTGGGTACTGTTAAAGCGAATCTTGCCAAGAATTTCTATCCAACCCCTATTGAATTTGCAGCTGACATGAGGTTGACTTTTAACAATGCGTTGTTATACAACCCTAAGACCGATCCTGTTAATGGGATGGCAGAGCAGATGTTGGCCCGATTTGAGGAATTATTTAGGCCAATACAGGAGAAGATTGACAAGTTCGCAGGACAGCGGAGAGAGAGGGAATTTCGTGAGTCTAGGGCTATTGAAGATTCGCAGTTTCGTGGCCTTGATGAGTTGCAGGGTAGTTCCTGGAATAATCATAATGATCGGAATGCTGCCTCTCCTGTGAGGGCCAAGAAGGCAAAGCCGAAAGTAAGCCCTGTTCCTTCTCCACAGGTGTTCAAGAAGCCTGATAGAATGGTAACACCAATGCCAGCTCACTCTAGTGCTTCAACACCATCGCATCCTCCTCCCCCTTCAACGAATCAACAGCCGTTGTTGCCAGAAGAATTGCCCCCTTCTCCAGTGAGAGCTCCTGCTCTGCCATCTAAGGAACAGAAGGCTGGGAGAGGAGGAGCGGTGAAGCTGCCAAAGCCAAGAGCGAAGGATCCAAATAAGAGGGAAATGAGTATGGAGGAGAAACAGAAGCTTGGAATTGGGTTACAGAGTTTACCTCAAGAAAAAATGCCTCAATTGGTACAGATtataaggaaaagaaatgagCATTTGGCTCAGGATGGTGATGAAATTGAGCTCGACATTGAGGCCCTTGATACAGAGACGCTTTGGGAGCTGGATCGCTTCGTGACCAATTGGAAGAAAATGGTGAGTAAGACTAAGCGGCAAGCATTGTTGATGAACATCAATCCAGCGGGTGGAGTTGCCGCTACCAGTTCCATGGCTGATGCTGATatg GGTTCAATGAGTGATAAAAATGATGACTCTGGAAAGAAATCAAAGGAGAACGATGATGAAGAGGTAGATATTGATGATGATATGCCAGCAACAAGCTTTCCTCCTGTGGAGATTGAGAAGGATGATGGGATGGGTGGAGGGGGTGGCGGCGGTCATGATCATGATCCTGTTGGTCATGGTAATGCCAGCAGTAGCTCGAGCAGCTCTGGCAGCTCAAGTAGTGATTCGTCTTCCTCCAGTG ATTCTGATTCAGGGAGTTCAACTGGGAGCGACTCGGATGCAGATGATGCACAGTCCTGA
- the LOC110012432 gene encoding uncharacterized protein LOC110012432, with the protein MANLTKLDFVALDVSGKNYLSWVLDAELHLASSKLGETIKENTVASEQDCAKAMILLRHHLHESLKSQYLTVKSPFQLWKSLKDRFDHQKTVILPRARYEWIQLRLQDFKTIAEYNSEMFRIVSKLRLCGEDVTDEQMLEKTFSTFHASNLVLQQQYRERGFKTYSELISCMLVAEENNQLLLNTHHPRPTGSKPLPEISAALPEANATSSQKRRGHYHGSPRGHSYGRGRGGRGRGRGRGNGRGNTWINPNIQKKNRNKAKNQQENTTNGDLCYRCGMSGHWSRTFTFTFIDRVFL; encoded by the coding sequence ATGGCCAATCTCACAAAATTGGATTTCGTTGCTCTTGATGTTTCTGGAAAAAACTACCTATCATGGGTTCTTGATGCCGAACTACATTTGGCAAGTAGCAAATTGggagaaacaataaaagaaaatactgtTGCTTCTGAGCAAGACTGTGCTAAAGCAATGATTTTGCTTCGTCATCATCTTCATGAGAGCCTGAAGTCTCAATATTTAACAGTCAAAAGTCCTTTTCAACTCTGGAAGAGTTTAAAGGATCGATTTGACCATCAAAAGACTGTAATCTTACCACGTGCAAGATATGAGTGGATACAATTGCGACTGCAAGATTTCAAAACGATTGCTGAATATAATTCTGAAATGTTTCGAATTGTATCAAAGTTGAGGTTATGTGGAGAAGATGTGACGGATGAACAAATGTTGGAAAAAacattttctacttttcatgCATCCAACCTTGTACTCCAGCAGCAGTACAGGGAACGTGGGTTCAAAACCTATTCAGAGTTGATTTCATGCATGCTTGTTgcagaagaaaataatcaacTTTTGTTGAATACCCACCACCCCCGCCCCACTGGTTCCAAGCCACTTCCTGAAATTTCAGCGGCATTGCCTGAAGCAAATGCTACTTCTTCACAAAAGAGGCGTGGTCATTACCATGGCTCACCACGGGGCCATTCTTATGGTCGTGGTCGTGGCGGTCGCGGCCGTGGTCGTGGTCGCGGTAATGGTCGTGGTAATACATGGATTAATCCcaatattcaaaagaaaaatagaaacaaagcAAAGAATCAACAAGAGAACACTACAAATGGAGATCTTTGCTATAGATGTGGGATGTCTGGGCATTGGTCCCGTACCTTTACGTTTACTTTCATTGATAGGGTATTTCTTTAA
- the LOC105169314 gene encoding uncharacterized protein LOC105169314, translating into MENYSYNSSYPESGDSSPRSREIDFDNPPPWEDTQGNQPPPNFKVKFMCSYGGKIHPRPNDNQLSYIGGDTKILAVDRNIKFGSLLSKLIALCDCENISFKYQLPGEDLDALISVTNDDDLEHMMHEYERLCRVSPKPARLRIFIFQTQNQSLNSSTRSFGSDEVKSEKERFVEALNSAPIMTAPPQSASAAVAPKPQAPAGNADFLFGFEKVNAMAGQPLAQPTMVGRVTEVDDPIHAPGLDERFTGLDPIQKHIQDLQRLRLEEQQATYQRKSEDNLTGGLTGGEYYKVPEKISPVAVPGGVPYWTDKQVPGGVFPGSSVNNEQQVYMIPAPASAYHAPLVRPVTGAPTQGYYTVHQRIPSDVYRDQQQMYNVFSQAPVPSMPAAPPTLPPQKATAYSEGYQMVRPAATGGIGVVTEAGYAQMTYDGGMGRQVIYTAPGGVMGTPAQVQATAQYQAVAGGVSADMRQAGAVVLNPEAGGKGVGVGKVTQASV; encoded by the coding sequence ATGGAGAACTACTCCTACAACTCGTCGTACCCGGAGTCCGGCGATTCCTCCCCGCGCTCTCGCGAAATTGACTTCGACAATCCGCCGCCGTGGGAGGATACGCAGGGGAATCAGCCTCCGCCGAATTTTAAGGTCAAGTTTATGTGCAGTTACGGTGGGAAGATTCATCCTCGGCCGAACGATAACCAGTTGTCGTACATCGGAGGCGATACCAAAATTCTCGCAGTCGATCGCAACATAAAGTTCGGGTCTCTGCTGTCCAAGCTGATTGCGCTGTGTGATTGTGAAAATATCTCGTTTAAATATCAGTTGCCTGGTGAAGATCTGGACGCTTTGATTTCGGTGACCAACGATGACGATTTGGAGCACATGATGCATGAGTATGAGCGGTTGTGTAGGGTTTCTCCTAAGCCTGCGAGGCTGaggattttcattttccaGACGCAGAATCAGAGCCTGAATTCCTCGACTCGGAGCTTTGGGTCGGATGAGGTTAAGTCGGAGAAGGAAAGGTTTGTTGAGGCGTTAAATTCTGCGCCTATTATGACTGCGCCGCCGCAGTCGGCATCCGCTGCGGTTGCTCCTAAGCCGCAGGCCCCGGCTGGCAACGCGGATTTCTTGTTTGGATTTGAGAAGGTAAATGCAATGGCGGGACAGCCTCTCGCGCAGCCGACGATGGTGGGAAGAGTAACAGAGGTTGACGATCCGATTCATGCTCCGGGTTTGGATGAGAGGTTTACGGGGTTGGATCCGATCCAGAAGCACATTCAAGATCTACAGAGGCTGAGGCTTGAGGAGCAACAAGCAACTTACCAAAGGAAAAGCGAGGATAATCTTACAGGAGGGTTAACCGGTGGCGAATATTATAAGGTACCGGAGAAAATCTCTCCGGTAGCGGTTCCCGGCGGCGTTCCCTACTGGACCGATAAGCAGGTTCCAGGCGGGGTTTTCCCGGGAAGTAGCGTCAACAACGAGCAGCAAGTCTACATGATTCCAGCTCCGGCTAGCGCGTACCACGCGCCTCTAGTCAGACCAGTGACCGGAGCACCGACTCAGGGCTACTATACAGTTCATCAGAGGATACCATCTGATGTCTACCGAGATCAGCAGCAGATGTACAATGTGTTCTCACAGGCACCAGTTCCGTCGATGCCAGCGGCCCCACCGACACTACCGCCACAGAAGGCCACCGCATATTCTGAGGGTTACCAGATGGTGCGGCCAGCGGCTACGGGCGGGATAGGGGTGGTGACAGAAGCGGGGTACGCACAGATGACGTACGACGGCGGGATGGGGAGACAGGTGATCTACACTGCACCAGGGGGTGTAATGGGGACGCCAGCGCAAGTTCAAGCGACAGCTCAGTATCAAGCCGTGGCTGGAGGCGTGAGCGCTGACATGAGACAAGCTGGCGCAGTAGTACTGAACCCGGAAGCAGGGGGCAAAGGTGTGGGTGTCGGAAAGGTTACGCAAGCATCTGTGTGA